CTTTGATGACGATTTTAGCTTTTAGATTGAAACACCTTggttaagaaaagaaaagaaaaggaaaggaaaggacaGGAAAGGAAGAAAGTGGGTGGTTGTGGTagttggattttatttttttcaattctaaaataaaatttattattttttgtataatAAGGAGGGgataataatattagaatttaaatcCTAACCTTTGGGATAAAAATACgggagggtttttttttaaagtgtgGGAGCTTTAATCATTGCTTCCACATTGTGTTGGTCATTAAATACAAAACTATAAATTCTAGTCTCACAAAATTTGTCCCATtacaatatatattattcatacATGTGACTTCCAATATTGATTCTAGAGTGTTTGGGAAAATTTACAAGGTTTTGAGAGGATTTTGGTATAGTGTTAGGGTAATCCCAAACATTTTTATGAGCtggaattaattaataaatatttggaaaattaaattatgattttataaggtatttttaatataattttaccatttaataGCGACTTGACCAGTACTTTATTtgctaaaatttaaataaaaacttttatatttttttgttatcaaATTTTTTCTTAGTACGTTATATGATTTAATTGATTGATTTGACAGGACTTGAATGAGATAATCACTATAATAATAcacattaatattattaattctacttataaatttgaatcaaatttaaaatataatattttaaataccaaTTCAACTTGGATTAGTATTTAATGAATATAtgcttttatataaatttaatgaaaatataattttaagaataTGGTGGTGGCTGTAAATTGACGGGGAAGGAAGGATATTTCAGTAAAAAGGCCCCATCGCCCGTGTGTTCTTTAAACATGGGATAATGATGGGTTTAGCCGAGTGTTGGGTCAAaatcaattcataattcaaaatGCCATCATTAGATCCAACGGTGGACGATCGCTGAAGTTTAAGCAGATTAGTGCCCAAGCGAAGTACGAAAGCAAAAAAGGGAAACTTATTGACCTCACATGCCAGATCACGTGACTGATGGCCCATTAACACCGATGGGTCACTGGCCCACATCTTCTACACGTGTGAACTACTGAACCAAGCATGTAACCTttttaaagataaaagaaaaaaaaatcaagtaatgTAAATCGATAtatattttattagaaaaatttaagaaaataaataatattttcaaattaaaaaaataaagtttacccaataatgaaatttttttccTAGTTAAAGTTAACgttattatttctttaaaaataaaaatgtgatgTAAAAAGTGGAAAATTTTCTGGATACCTTAATTAGGTTTTAGTAATAACGAAAATATTAATTAGAATATTTGAACTCAAATTACAAGATAAGAAAAATTAGattcatgaaataaaataaataaatattgttcAATAAATATGCCtatatttgtatttttctttaaagtaaaaaaaaaggtttgGATTCTCCATGTGCTAAAATCCACTAATCTTGCAATTTGTTTTTGACCGCTTAAAAATAAGTCAACACAGATTCATTTATTGACTTAATATAAAAAAAGGTGCATGTTCATGCACAactaaattgtttaaaaaatgggGAATAAAATGTCAGAGTTCAATTGGATGGAGTTGTCCACTAAATTGGCATAAAAACACAAAATGGGATTAGTCAGATATCCAAACTCTGTTTTCATctttattatttaaaacattttgtaTTATCTTTTTCAATAATATAGTAATTATGCTTATATAACAAGCTTGAAGCTTCTATTCTGctccctcctttttttttttcataatttttgtattataagtTTAATTGGAAAGAATAACATGCACCTAAATCTACcaatttaagtaatttttaaccatcaaaaatgttacataataataaatttaatttttaatatttacatcttttattacctttatttttttcaaagttaaatttaatccttaattaaaaaaagttgaatttgacaattaaccttttaaaaagagttaaattattagttttttaatgtaaatattgactaaaatattaaattcttaAACATGGTCGTTTGCATTACAATCCACGTGCATTTTATGCAAAATTTTAcgttattttttgaatatttttagattattaatttatttgttaatgtgacatataagataaatagttTCAACATTTAGTATACGTGAACTGCCATACGGGTTGTCATGCCAACATCgttaaaaaactaatattttagtcaatattttcgtgaaaaaaaagtgatttgaatttaactaaaagaaaattatggataatttaataaaaaatataaaaaattaagaattatgCTGTATATATGCAATCTAAGTTACTACAaaaattgattatatatatttattttaaattcaagaaataagaaaacaatgtttattttttaaatcttttaaattttcaacacaAAAATAGCTACATTCCCTACGAATAAAATTCCTGTGCCCCATATTTGGACGTCCTTCCAACAAATTATTGACATATAGATTACTATAATTATACATTAACTGAGTTTGGCGTCAAGGTTATTTACTCTTTGGGTTTCTCTCTAAATCAAAGAAGGAATCGACGTTCTTTTTCCAAATCCTTCACCAGCTATTGAAAGTCCCAGGGTAATGAATCAAAACTCAGttaatgtataattatattaGTCCAATTGGAGGCGGAGGAATTTTGTTCCTATATAAGCAACTTTCTTAAACAATTTGTTGACTCAATATATGATTATCTTTTGTCAACTGCCTAAATTATTGTAGACATTCAATTCTGAATTCAAGTCTTAAATTTCTCTGCTAGTTGCTGGGGTTGAGACTTTTGGAGTCCAGATTAATGAAGAGTGGCCCATTGGTCTATTTGAGGTGGTGTTTTATTGGACCATAAATACCCACCACTATTTCCAACATCCAATCCAAAATTAATGGACCATGAACTTTAATGGTGAAAATTTCACCTATTATTTTCATGGATCAGCAGAGATTTCATTATGTGATATGACCTTGAAGGAGGTTTCTGGGCAAAGAACTAATGTAATATGGATTTGTTATAGGTTTCCGGCTTTGCAAACAAATGCCATGTTTGATCATCTCTATAAGAATGAAAAAACTAATACATGGTTTAAACCACATCTTAGAATTTTGACAACCCTAATAGTTCATATCATCAAACAATTTAATATTTAGAATTAAGTAGTTATTGTAGGGAAGAGCAATCTTTAATTAAAATCGAGAAAATTAATTCCAAACGATttaattggttttggtttgaaCGGTTTTCCGTTTATGGGTTAGTTTTATTGGCTATccgtttttaaattttcaaatcgaTCCTGTCGAAAAAGTAgacttaatttaatatatttttaattatttaaaatatatctataatataaaataaatatatattatacaagCCCAATAACTCAAGGCGATTAGTTGATCAAACTAACCGatttaaaattgatttgattATATCAGATTTTGAAACTTAATTCAGTTGAGttgatttataataaattaaatcgatttaataaaaaaaaactaaatactcCCCAAATATTATTTAAGTGCACTAAATCTCATGTAGTAAAGTGATTTTAATCATAGCCTCCACTCATAAGGTTATAAATCCGAGAATACTCTTTATCAACTTCTTTTCTTAATAAGATGCATCTCTCCTTCCTCACTTAGTTCCTTTCCCAATCTGGTTTCAAAGTAAATATTGCCTTTCTGGGCAAATATAGATTCTACTTAAGCTCTTCTTAACATTACATCTGGAGTTGAAATCCCTTCATTTATCCTtgaatcaaaaaagaaaaaaatttgccAAGGAAGTCAAATCCCACCCATGTTTTTGGATGTAAATTCCACTGGCCAAAAGGCTACCATCTCCATAGTGAATAGGTCACTCAAAGTCTTCCAATATATGCAAGACTTCTACATGTACACTATTGTGCATCTTATCATGAGAATTGAGACGATTAAAATTCCAGAACCCTAAGGCCACTTGCTATCACATCACCCTGTCACTCATCacaccaataaaaataaaaataaaaatgattccAACTAACTTCCactaaaaaagaaagaatattatTACAATTTACCAAAGCCTAAGAACTTCCCATATTTCAAACCCATTTTACCCTTTTTAGCTAAAGCAAATATAGTTCACTCCTAAATGGGTTGTCTTTAAATTTAGTtccattttctttattcttttggtTTGAGTTCTCAAACCAAATTGACCTCACAAGTTAACAATACCTACAAAACAATGCTAAATGGATGATACTTTCATGCATATATTGACCTCCCAATATCCTATTGATTCTGAAATTGACATTAATATAGTATATGGTTGGTGAGTCATCTCATATAATGCATTTATTTTGCAGTTCAAATGTCAACCcagtttttcattcatttttttataattaaataaatatgatcATTATAGATTTTCCTGTCTGTACCCTCAACACATTTATTATGCATTAAATGTAACAAATAACATCAAACCCTGAattccattttatatatattctgaATTTCTTACTGCCTTTTTTTTGTCATATAGCCAATACGATCCTACTCTCAAAGTCTATCACCCGTGGCCACCAATTATTGTTTCATGATTTCTCCATGAAAGCTGCAAACTGACCAATGGTGATGCTTTGATTACTGTATATGAGATTTCAGCCAtatagccaaaaaaaaaaaaaccttaatcaATTTTATGTACTGATTTGTTGGTAATTAAGATGAGGTAGGGTTTCAAGTCCCTCCTCTCTCGCTCTCAATAATTCACATGATGCCGTATGGGGGACCCCTTTGATAAAAAAGCTAATGGGACgtacaacaaataaataaataaagtattcCGGCTTTTGTTTCATATCCTACTTCTAAGATGCCATTGAAACGTGACAAATATTTTAACAGAGGGGTTGTGCAGTTTggtttcatttattattttgttgGGGTAATGAAAGTTGGCCTAACTATTCTGTAAATGGGAATGTGATTCTTGTGGTGATGAACAGCTTCTTTCTTATTACATGGAGAATCTTTGGGTGTGCATATAGTGATGTAGCTGTAAATATATACGTGTGTGTGCGTGCGCGCGCGCGCTTGTGTGTGTGGGGTGGTGGGGTTGCATTTTTCCATGGTTCATGGCCTTAATTTGCAGTTGATGTAAAAGCTGAAGTGTCGGATTTGTGCAGCCGTATGATGGTTTATCCGAGactaagaaaaaaggaaaaagagttTTGTGATTCCATCTCTTATGTTTAATCAAATCCTGCATGGGGTCCAAAGCTTCTGTTTTTAAGATTCATCTTGTCCCCTATCCCTTACCAGAAAGTCTATGGTCCGATCATGacatccatttttctttttttcttgggACATTGGTTTTATAGTCTTATCACTTTGCATTGTTAGTGTAATTTATCAGACTAGATTAAGttgaaatttgtaaaagtattatggaagaATTTATATTAagtataaaataacattttactctttttgttaaaaaataaaatgattttttaattaaaaatttcagctatttctattattaaaatttatttatatttgtctagatatttcattaattatgtaaatttaaaaaaatataaatgaatgaaaaatttaacataaataatcaaattactctttaaaaaTACACtaaataatttacttattttttaataaaaatataataaaatataatttttaatataaaataaaatctttcgtaatatttttatccttatttttaTTGACAGCTTGACCAGGATCTTAACTGGAGGTGTCGGTTCTGCAATAATGAGACGGACATTCGACAGAAATGTACCGGACCGATCACCTTAATTAATTGGCGCTGCTCTTGTTCGCTGTCAAAATCCTTGTTTGTActggattttaattttgaatcaGAGAAAGTAAATGACTTTGAAGGGAGTAATTAATTGCTCATATATATGCTCGAATGTAAACTACGTACTTGAGGTTCTAGAAATTAAAAAGTTTATTAAGAAATAACATATGGAGAAAAAGAAGTCAAATCTTGTAATCAGATACAGAACATatgtagaaaatatgaaaaagaaatccaaaattaATCCACTTTTTTCAAGACTAAGCTTATTGGAAACAGATCACACGTGCAATGCTAATAAAACTTGAGATATTTTAACTTCAGtcctaataaaaaattaatgatattcATAATGCGAGATTAACGGACAGATGAGTCCATGTAGGTGTAGGTGTAGGTGTAGGTGTAGGTGTAGGGTCTTCGACTCCAACCCTCTATCATGCCATTTTGGAAAATATACTAAAACGCCGACTAAAgcttttttaatttgataattaatatatatatatctttgttgTAGGTTTtactttttgttaatttaattttttattaaaatttatcaccatttcttttttttaattaaatcatatttttaaacaaaaatattaattattaacaaATTTAATCACATCCCGTatgataattaatatatattttattctgatatgatgatatttattttatatgaaatataaataaataattgaaatttttataaaaatattaaaaaatttaaaattcaaaagttcacataaattattatctatactattatatttaaaaatttaacgtttaaaaattaatattaaataatattagttTGACACACACAACACAGAACTTGATTGTTGAGTTAAAAGAAGTATAAAATCACCCATTCCTAAATTTAGCAGGGCTAGAGTAGAGTAGGGCCGCAGTAAGGTCATGATCTCGACTATGACTGTCATCACTATATTGCTTTCTTTAATACCTTATATTTAGAAGTTGATACTTTTCTCTTGgtaatatttttacaaatcaatGTAATTTAGTTGGAAAGATTATTATATTGTTAACCACGTGTAACAAAAAACAGTGCAAGCCAAGGACTGAGGACCATACTTACACTACTAATCCTTATGTACACAATTGGATCCTGGTTTTTTCTTGGCCAAATAAAGCTTTTCCTTTATATCATATATTTTTTCTGAATTGTATCGTATTTTAATTGAGGTATATTCCTAAAGAAATAGAGAATTTTGGCATGGGAGCCTTTTTTTTTTTCGACACGAGTGGGACATGTTGATGTTGGTGTTAAGAGATTCTGTTTGATCTTTTTATCTCTTCCTTGTCATCGTAATGGTAAAATAAGTTTGAATAATTATAGAATATTTCCAAACCATAACATAAactattatgattattattttttggtctGAAACACACGaattattatcaaaatttcattatCCTAAATCGAATTTTGTACCCTAATTGTAACAAAGCTAGCTGTACTTTTTTAccatttccataattaattaattacttaatagAGTTATAGCTAATTAGACAATGTAGTTTAGTGTTAGACAGTGAAGGTGTTTCTTTAAGCGTTTGATGTTTGATATTGCTGAACAGCTCTAAAGTAATTTTGTCTTTATTGTGTTTCTGGTCTGCATTGCTTTCGGACATGACATCTTCagatttgttaaaaaaaatattggtagttttttttttttttaactttctcttaaaatgaacatataaaaaaaatcagaCATGTACAGATTCGAAGACAGTACCAAAATATAAATCTAGATTCGAAGTAggcgaattttattttatttttcaaaagatcTTTCTCAACTGTCATAAAATCTTTGGGTGTCTGAGTAATTCAAGTTCTAAGGTGTTGACGAATTCTGAGACATTGGGTGAATTTCAAGAAATTACAACCCAATATACAAATAACAATATCAAACCCCCAGTAAAAAAAGAGTAAGGTAAGGTAAAATATCAGAGATAGTCCATAACACAAAACAATCTGTACTTTTCGAAAATTGTCattaatatgaatattttatgatttattatttattgtaagaataaatataataaaatattaaatctattagaaTTTTAACGTAGATTAATTATGCTAAGCGTATGATGTTAGGTTGATTTACCTTCAAAACTAATAGATCTAATTAAAAAGTGAATGCGAAGCATGGGCATTCATTAATTGCCCTCTTCCCTACAGTTCGCATCATCCTTTTACCCTCTTTTACCTCAGTCTCCTGGAACCCACCTGCAGATTTTTACAAACTCAATACAGATGGATTTTCTTGGGAGATCCAGATAACGCATAACATTCCTATCGATCGAGATGAATTAGAACTTGCTAAACATGTTAATTTTGAGATTAAAGTTGATATTACCATTGTTATTCACTTTGTATCTAATGTTAATGGTTTTAACCTCATTCTTACGCCTTTAACTGATAAGTGCAGGATGCTTTGCCAGTCatcaacttttaattttttaaatcacgCTTTTAATGAAAGGAATCAATGTACGGATGCCTTAACTCAGTTCAGGAAGATGTTTTCATGTTTCCTAGTTTGCTAACTGATAAGCAAAAGTGTACTATGTATCGAGCTTAACCCTTATTTCTTTTTCATGTTATTAATCTAATTTAGTTCCATTTTTCgactaaaaaagaaataaaaaattgatttcatGGTTGGCTGTGTGCTTAAGGCAATTAACTCCCGACAGCCTTATTAATCACTTAAACAATGTTTAGTTAATCCATGGTGGTTAGCACATAATTAAAGCAAAAAAATTGTTATTGTGGGGGAAAATTCTAATTATAGCCTTAAAACAAATACAATATACCACCTTAGTGCTTTGGAGAATAATAATTCAATacgagaagaaaagaagaaaataatggacttttctgaaaaagaaaaaaagagagaacaatGGACTACACTATACGAATAAACTATTCAATTATCGACTAATTTAATTGCAACGAATCAATCATTTGAaacttgaaattattatttagtttaaacaaattttaattttatttcttttacatatGTTTAGAGAATAAAACTTTTTGTTTctgcattttttttaattttaaatttatatccaAATTAAGAGTTACGGACAATCAAACAAAAAACAGAACATAACAAACACAAAATATTATTGAACAGTCATTTCTCTTTCACTACCCCCCCCCCCTCAAACTGCCGTTTTTCCCTTTCACTTACcagccttttttcctttttcctgcAATCCAAACAAGAAATCAGCCAAAAATTATGTAAAACGAAACccagtttttaatattattttatataataacttAAAATGTGAGCAGGTTTGGCCGTTTAAAGAGTAAAAAGGCTACAAAAGCAAACAGCTCTcgtcctttccttttctttgagattccctgcattttttttctttcgttttCCCTCGTGTCGTCCAAACACTGTCTGGAATAAGACGCACTTTAGTTAAATCCATTGACACGTCAGATTAAAGACGGTGTAGGTTAGTGCACCCGGcgtatttttattaacttttacatttaaaaaaaaagatttatcgGAGGAAAGTTTGCCGGGAAAACGACTTTCCGTGACTTTGTCGGAAGTGGTTCCCCACAAAATAGccgttttatatatatatatataaaactttacttttaaaaaaaaccaagaatTTCTGTTTTAAAAGTACAATTAAGTGCCAATTCAACTGGATTTTAActtcatattaattattattacagTGTTGAGAGTTAATAGGGATTTCTCTTGAATAGAAACAAAAGAGAGTGTTATGAGTATGGAGTAATTTAAAAATCGCAATCAGTATTTACTTTTTAATGAGTACGGAGTAATTAATCACTAAATTCGGTTGTGGATAAAACCAGAAAATATAGAAACAAAAGAGAGTATACCCCAACGTCGAAAGCTTAAAAGAGCTTCTTTCTCTGTAGTTCATCATCAAAGTTCCAATATTTTTCTCAGTTTGGTTCTTTAAGAGaaagaacattttttttctttttttgctttgcTTTTGTTTGGTGGTTGATCTCTTCTTTTGCTTCTTCATGTTCTCATTTTCATGTCTAAGCCCATAGAGCATGATTACATAGGTTTATCAGAGCAGCAGCTCCCTTCAATGGAGAAAAGCTCTGATAAAAAGGATGGTTTACACTTGAAAGATACTGAGTTGAGACTCGGTTTACCCGGGTCCGAGTCACCGGAGAGGGAGGATCATGACCAAAACGTGCTTTCACTGAAGAGTTTTGTGTCAGGGGCAAAAAGAGGTTTTTCTGACGCACTCGATGGTGGCGGTAATTGGGTTTTCTCCGGCGGCAGTGGTGGAGGAACTGAAGGGTTGTTTTCTCCTAGACGTGGCGGTAAAAATAATGGAGGAAAAGATCTTTCTGGGTCGGATTCGGGTTCGGTTTTGAAAGATGGAGCAGCTCGGAAGCCATCGGTGGTTCAAGAGAAGAAGCCTCAGGTAGCTGCTACCAGTAGCCATGGAAATGGGAATATTGTTCCAGCTTCAAAGTAAATTATTGCTTCATTTCCtttatttgttctttttaatttttttttaccttttttcacCCCTTAATTcagtttatttaataataataaaaaaagtttgaTAACAACATTTTCTATGGCTATAAGCAGTGGAATTAGGCACAAAAATTACGTAAATTCTGATGAATTTATTCTTCCATGATCTACATGTTTATAACAAGTGTGAAACTTTTGATAGTGCAAATTGAATTTGTTCAGGTTGGTTAGTGTTTAAACTTGTCTTCTCTGTAGCTACCGTGTTGTCTTTGGTTTTGGTCTcataattacaaaattatttactCTTTGGCTTTCTATGCAAGAAATATAGTCTTTTATTTTCCGGTTGATGTTTTTAACAGGGCACAGGTAGTTGGATGGCCACCAATTCGGTCTTTCCGAAAGAATACGATGGCTTCTCACCCTCCGAAGAATGATGATGGTGATGGTAAGGCAGAGGCCAAGTTAGGATCAGGATGTCTGTATGTCAAAGTTAGTATGGATGGTGCTCCATACCTGAGGAAAGTTGATCTCAAAATCTATGGCAGCTACAAAGAACTCTCCTCGGCACTGGAAAAGATGTTCAGTTGCTTTACAATTGGTAATTTTACTCGAAAATCTGATGTGTTTTTCAGTAGCAGATCACATAGAATGAAGTGGTATGTGTGCATACTAGCCAGAATAGCCTTTGAAAAGGGTTTATTTGTGGTTTCGTAATTGACTGGTTCAGGTCAGTGTGGTTCTCATGGAGTTTCTGGCGGTGATGGATTGTCTGAGAGCCGGTTAATCGATCTCCTGCACGGTTCCGAGTATGTACTCACCTATGAAGATAAAGACGGTGACTGGATGCTGGTGGGCGATGTTCCTTGGGAGTAAGTTAATTTTCAACTTATTGGGTTGATTTTCAACATCATTATTCTTTAGTTAGCGCTTATTTAAGTGCCTGGTTCCGTTCGCAGGATGTTTACCGACTCGTGTAAGAGATTGAGGATCATGAAGAGTACAGAGGCTATCGGCCTAGGTATGCTATAGTAGGATTTCTTCATTTCTTGTTAGTTTTTGATTGCCTGTTCATTACAAATGCAAAATGGTCATCTTTGTAACATGTTCGAAAACCCTGTTCCTTTAGTTACACGAAAGTGTTTACTTCCGAACAAGTAATCACTGAGACATGTTTTTTCAGCTCCGAGGGCTATGGAGAAGTGCAAAAACCGTACCTAGACGATTCAATGTCACTGTAACTACTGAAAGCATAAGATGGAAGTTTGctactatatatatttatatatatgtgaatgtcAAAAGCCTTTGACTATTTATCAAAATCCGTGTCTTCTATTTGCTTCTAAAGCATGTTTCTAAGCACTGAAGGCTTTGCTATTGTTAGTAGggcaagataaaaaaaaaaagtactttAAGACATTAATTTCCAGGTTatatagatttgttgttgtatggCTATGTGTTTTATTGTCTCTCTGCTTAAGGCTAAATGGTTTGCTAACTGTCTATAATCTCCATCTTtcaataaaataaagggcatttTTATGATAATTCTTCATTTCATATTATATGTTCAAGCTAAAGATCGCATGAAATTTAATAATTGGTTTAGCAAGATTGAAAAGATGGAGGTGCACGTGGGACTTCCTTAGACGCAGCAATACTTTTTTTATACTACTATTTTTATTACCATCCGTTCAAATCATTAAATAGAAGGAATATATACTATTTATGTCCTCTTAATTGTTGTAATTGAATTAAAGCTGAAAtagtaaaaatttcagtaaaaataattatttaagggTTGAAGATGCATTTCTTAAACATAGAGAATTTAAgatgtaaaaaatataataataattatatttaaataatgttactaatatatttttataaatgtgtatattcatttctttaaatatgtatatcTTAATTAAATTCAAAGTTTTATGTATACAAATAAACTACAATTCAACGTGAACaagtttcacgtgtataattaaaacaccaaattaaaatttatatatcaaatctcatattagaaaaaaaattatgtataaattttatatttatccctTTATTTAATGATGAAGTGTTATATTATTATTCACCAATAATAAAATGTGTATACACTATACTAGAAATCTTATATGCATGTGGAAAGTGGAAACCACAAATATAGAATaaaaatgtgtgtttaaaaaaacatacaataaataattaaacatataatttgaaactaattaataataaattattaatatatacaattgatgaagataataaattgtacatattaaaataaaaatgtgtaaaacatattaaaataaaactttaatttagtGGTGGATTTAAGATTTTACTAATCCAATCAGGGTGGGTTCAAATCCTACCATAcgagtattattattattttttgttaaaataagaaGACTAAAGTACCTTCAAATAATCTAATTTATTGTAATTAAGAAAGAGTGTTTTCATAATTTTCCTAATTGAATTAGTGACCGATTGACTCGttacaccaactcaattaaaaatttaaataataatattgatattaggcttaatataacatttgcTACCTGAACTTCACACTTTTTCCTAATTTTGTACCTTAACTTTTTTTGGCCCAATTTGGTACCTCAACTTGACAATTTTTCCTAATTTGGCACCTAAACCATTTTTTGGCCCAATTTTATACGCAAACTTGCCATTTTTTCCTAATTTAGTACCTAAGCATTTTTTTAGGTTcattttggtatctaaatttataaatgttattCAAATTACGCAAAACACTAACGGTGTTTTTTTTTTATGCTACAAAAATATTGCTCATATTAGAGGAATTCATGTCAAAAAAATAGGTATTGAGCTATGCTTAAtggattaatattaaataagaaaaaaaaatattttttaagctccaaattaaaag
The sequence above is drawn from the Gossypium hirsutum isolate 1008001.06 chromosome A05, Gossypium_hirsutum_v2.1, whole genome shotgun sequence genome and encodes:
- the LOC107958744 gene encoding auxin-responsive protein IAA27, whose product is MSKPIEHDYIGLSEQQLPSMEKSSDKKDGLHLKDTELRLGLPGSESPEREDHDQNVLSLKSFVSGAKRGFSDALDGGGNWVFSGGSGGGTEGLFSPRRGGKNNGGKDLSGSDSGSVLKDGAARKPSVVQEKKPQVAATSSHGNGNIVPASKAQVVGWPPIRSFRKNTMASHPPKNDDGDGKAEAKLGSGCLYVKVSMDGAPYLRKVDLKIYGSYKELSSALEKMFSCFTIGQCGSHGVSGGDGLSESRLIDLLHGSEYVLTYEDKDGDWMLVGDVPWEMFTDSCKRLRIMKSTEAIGLAPRAMEKCKNRT